One genomic window of Corallococcus caeni includes the following:
- a CDS encoding NAD-dependent epimerase/dehydratase family protein, which yields MNALITGAGGFLGTWLARALAARGDRVSCLLRPTTDTRELEKALEGHPWTRVVGDVTDPGSLAGAVKGVDVVFHLAGIRRAAQRDEFMRVNAEGTRLICEAMAALPEPRPRLVMCGSLASHGPSTPERPHVEEDAFHPHEWYGESKAEGERIAFSFQDRLPVTVIRPPRILGPGDRENLTFFKLGKKGIRLELAGGPRPLSLVDVEDVVDLLLVLAEKPEALGQAFFCAGPERLTLEEMQDLGAKALGFQTRTWRLSPAVLTALATAADGVTRLTGRKLPLNRKLARQLLAPAWTCSGAKAERLLGFRPRRGLAESITRSGEWYRAQGWL from the coding sequence ATGAATGCCCTCATCACTGGCGCCGGCGGCTTTTTGGGGACCTGGCTCGCGCGGGCGCTGGCCGCTCGCGGCGACCGTGTTTCATGCCTGTTGCGCCCCACCACGGACACCCGCGAGCTGGAGAAGGCCCTGGAGGGCCACCCCTGGACGCGGGTGGTGGGCGACGTGACGGACCCCGGCTCGCTGGCCGGCGCGGTGAAGGGCGTGGACGTCGTCTTCCACCTGGCCGGCATCCGCCGCGCCGCGCAGCGCGACGAGTTCATGCGCGTCAACGCGGAGGGCACCCGCCTCATCTGTGAGGCCATGGCGGCGCTTCCCGAGCCCCGCCCCCGGCTGGTGATGTGCGGCTCCCTGGCCTCCCACGGCCCCTCCACCCCGGAGCGGCCCCATGTGGAGGAGGACGCCTTCCATCCGCATGAGTGGTACGGCGAGAGCAAGGCGGAAGGGGAGCGCATCGCGTTCTCCTTCCAGGACCGGCTGCCCGTGACGGTGATCCGCCCGCCTCGCATCCTGGGGCCCGGAGACCGGGAAAACCTGACGTTCTTCAAGCTGGGCAAGAAGGGCATCCGGCTGGAGCTGGCCGGAGGCCCCCGCCCCCTGTCCCTGGTGGACGTGGAGGACGTGGTGGACCTGCTGCTGGTATTGGCGGAGAAGCCGGAGGCCCTGGGCCAGGCGTTCTTCTGCGCGGGCCCGGAGCGGCTGACCCTGGAGGAGATGCAGGACCTGGGGGCGAAGGCCCTGGGCTTCCAGACGCGCACCTGGCGCCTGTCCCCGGCGGTGCTGACGGCCCTGGCCACGGCGGCGGACGGGGTGACGCGGCTCACTGGCCGGAAGCTCCCCCTGAACCGGAAGCTGGCGCGGCAGCTCCTGGCGCCGGCCTGGACGTGCTCGGGGGCCAAGGCTGAACGCCTGCTGGGCTTCCGGCCGCGCCGTGGGCTGGCGGAGAGCATCACTCGCAGTGGTGAATGGTATCGCGCGCAGGGCTGGTTATAG
- a CDS encoding SWIB/MDM2 domain-containing protein, which produces MAAKKAAAKKTAAPAAKKAPAAKKAAGRKPNAAFMKEMTPSTELAAIVGNKPLPRTAVVSKIWDYIKKNNLQDAKNKRQINADDKLKPIFGGKKNVTMFEMTALVNKHLS; this is translated from the coding sequence ATGGCCGCCAAGAAAGCCGCTGCGAAGAAGACCGCTGCTCCCGCCGCCAAGAAGGCCCCTGCCGCGAAGAAGGCCGCGGGCCGCAAGCCGAACGCCGCGTTCATGAAGGAGATGACGCCCTCCACGGAGCTGGCGGCGATCGTCGGTAACAAGCCGCTGCCCCGCACCGCCGTGGTCAGCAAGATCTGGGACTACATCAAGAAGAACAACCTCCAGGACGCGAAGAACAAGCGCCAGATCAACGCCGACGACAAGCTGAAGCCCATCTTCGGCGGCAAGAAGAACGTCACCATGTTCGAGATGACCGCGCTGGTGAACAAGCACCTGAGCTGA
- the treY gene encoding malto-oligosyltrehalose synthase, whose amino-acid sequence MFHDGSEAGERSARQTDANGTHTTVEAQAEGLFEQVRRELQSRRVTPLSTYRMQLHKDFTFQQAKALVPYLARLGVSDFYASPYLKATPGSTHGYDCVDHQRLNPEVGTPEDHAALCGALREHGLGQVLDVVPNHMGIERDNRLWLDVLENGPSSVYAKFFDVDWRPVKDELADKVLLPILGDQYGIVLERGELKLSYESGAFHLHYYDHRLPVAPRQYASILKHGLERLEKQLGAESPHLVELLSILTALEHLPPRTEVSPAKVIERHREKEVIKRRLGAVVADSAELAAYVEENVRVFNGTPGNVRSFDMLDALLQGCSYRLAHWRVAGEEINYRRFFDINGLAAIRVEDPDVFQEAHQLIFDWLREDRVTGLRIDHPDGLFDPTAYFLDLQERFFVERARARFNAGKQDGDDSRWTEVESLLRAKWRREVMDTPDSPLRKALFVAVEKIQGGRERIPDAWAVHGTTGYRFANAVSGLFVHPAAEAHLTETYERFAGGTQDFAELVYQKKLLIMRVSMASEINVLAHELNRISEMNRRTRDFTLNSLRRALVEFIALFPVYRTYVDGWRAELDVRDVQYIEWTLQRAKERNPNTNASIFDFLRDILLGRYPEHVGDDEKAVMLRFAMKLQQVTGPVMAKGLEDTVFYIYNRLVSLNEVGGEPEHFGMRATTFHLRNQERAERWPASMLTSSTHDTKRSEDVRARINVLTELPEVWRERARAWADLTQPFVSHLPGGPAPSSNDVYLFFQTVVGAWPMGEHVPQAELQEFHRRVREYMAKAIKEAKVRTSWTNPDGAYDDAMARFVDACFDPAKSQAFLDDVKAFKRRIERAGQHNALGQLLLKLASPGVADTYQGCELWDLSLVDPDNRRPVDYALRERLLTALDAAAAKDRPGLCARLGQDMDDGQVKLFVLAEALRLRQKYADLFRMGGYEALELSGPRSPAAVGFARTHGDSVLIACAPRYTLEALESGGLAQAYDGTFLNLPEAYAGMMFRNVFTGRPVRPQQGPGGVGLALGPLLAEFPVVLLERSTG is encoded by the coding sequence ATGTTCCACGACGGTTCCGAGGCAGGGGAGCGCTCCGCGCGGCAGACGGACGCGAACGGTACGCACACGACGGTGGAAGCGCAGGCGGAGGGCCTCTTCGAGCAGGTCCGACGCGAGCTGCAATCGCGCCGCGTCACGCCGCTGTCCACCTACCGGATGCAGCTGCACAAGGACTTCACCTTCCAGCAGGCGAAGGCCCTGGTGCCGTACCTGGCCCGGCTGGGGGTGAGCGACTTCTACGCGTCGCCCTACCTCAAGGCCACGCCCGGCAGCACCCACGGCTATGACTGCGTGGACCACCAACGGCTCAACCCGGAGGTGGGCACGCCGGAGGACCACGCGGCCCTCTGCGGCGCCCTGCGCGAGCACGGCCTGGGGCAGGTGCTGGACGTGGTGCCCAACCACATGGGCATCGAGCGCGACAACCGGCTGTGGCTGGACGTGCTGGAGAACGGCCCGTCGTCCGTCTACGCGAAGTTCTTCGACGTGGACTGGCGGCCGGTGAAGGACGAACTGGCGGACAAGGTGCTGCTGCCCATCCTGGGGGACCAGTACGGCATCGTGCTGGAGCGCGGCGAGCTGAAGCTGTCCTACGAGTCCGGCGCCTTCCACCTGCACTACTACGACCACCGGCTGCCGGTGGCGCCGCGGCAGTACGCGAGCATCCTCAAGCACGGCCTGGAGCGGCTGGAGAAGCAGCTGGGCGCGGAGTCGCCGCACCTGGTGGAGCTGCTCTCCATCCTGACGGCGCTGGAGCACCTGCCGCCGCGCACGGAGGTGAGCCCGGCGAAGGTCATCGAGCGGCACCGCGAGAAGGAGGTCATCAAGCGGCGGCTGGGCGCGGTGGTGGCGGACAGCGCGGAGCTGGCGGCGTACGTGGAGGAGAACGTCCGGGTGTTCAACGGCACGCCCGGCAACGTGCGCTCCTTCGACATGCTGGACGCGCTGCTGCAGGGGTGCAGCTACCGGCTGGCGCATTGGCGCGTGGCGGGCGAGGAGATCAACTACCGCCGCTTCTTCGACATCAACGGCCTGGCGGCCATCCGCGTGGAGGACCCGGACGTCTTCCAGGAAGCGCACCAGCTCATCTTCGACTGGCTGCGCGAGGACCGCGTCACGGGCCTGCGCATCGACCACCCGGACGGCCTCTTCGACCCCACCGCGTACTTCCTGGACCTGCAGGAGCGCTTCTTCGTGGAGCGCGCGCGGGCGCGGTTCAACGCGGGGAAGCAGGACGGAGATGACTCGCGGTGGACGGAGGTGGAGTCGCTCTTGCGCGCGAAGTGGCGGCGCGAGGTGATGGACACGCCGGACAGCCCGCTGCGCAAGGCGCTCTTCGTGGCGGTGGAGAAGATTCAGGGCGGCCGCGAGCGCATCCCGGACGCGTGGGCGGTGCACGGCACCACCGGCTACCGCTTCGCCAACGCGGTGAGCGGCCTGTTCGTGCACCCGGCCGCGGAGGCGCACCTGACGGAGACGTACGAGCGCTTCGCGGGCGGCACGCAGGACTTCGCGGAGCTCGTGTACCAGAAGAAGCTGCTCATCATGCGCGTGAGCATGGCCAGCGAAATCAACGTGCTGGCGCACGAGCTCAACCGCATCTCGGAGATGAACCGCCGCACGCGCGACTTCACGCTCAACAGCCTGCGGCGCGCGCTGGTGGAGTTCATCGCGCTGTTCCCCGTCTACCGCACCTACGTGGACGGCTGGCGCGCGGAGCTGGACGTGCGCGACGTGCAGTACATCGAGTGGACCCTCCAGCGCGCCAAGGAGCGCAACCCCAACACCAACGCGTCCATCTTCGACTTCCTGCGCGACATCCTCCTGGGCCGCTACCCGGAGCACGTGGGGGACGACGAGAAGGCGGTGATGCTGAGATTCGCGATGAAGCTCCAGCAGGTGACGGGCCCCGTCATGGCCAAGGGCCTGGAGGACACCGTCTTCTACATCTACAACCGGTTGGTGAGCCTCAACGAGGTGGGCGGCGAGCCGGAGCACTTCGGCATGCGCGCCACCACCTTCCACCTGCGCAACCAGGAGCGCGCGGAGCGCTGGCCGGCGAGCATGCTCACCTCCAGCACCCACGACACCAAGCGCAGCGAGGACGTGCGCGCGCGCATCAACGTCCTCACGGAGCTGCCGGAGGTCTGGCGGGAGCGGGCGCGCGCCTGGGCGGACCTCACGCAGCCCTTCGTCAGCCACCTGCCTGGCGGCCCCGCGCCGTCGTCCAACGACGTCTACCTCTTCTTCCAGACGGTGGTGGGCGCGTGGCCCATGGGCGAGCACGTGCCCCAGGCCGAGCTCCAGGAGTTCCACCGCCGCGTGCGCGAGTACATGGCCAAGGCCATCAAGGAGGCCAAGGTCCGCACGTCGTGGACCAACCCGGACGGCGCCTATGACGACGCGATGGCGCGCTTCGTGGACGCGTGCTTCGACCCCGCGAAGAGCCAGGCCTTCCTGGACGACGTGAAGGCCTTCAAGCGCCGCATCGAGCGCGCGGGCCAGCACAACGCGCTGGGGCAGCTGCTGTTGAAGCTGGCCTCGCCCGGCGTGGCGGACACGTACCAGGGCTGCGAGCTGTGGGACCTGTCGCTGGTGGACCCGGACAACCGCCGGCCGGTGGACTACGCCCTGCGCGAGCGGCTGCTCACGGCGCTGGACGCCGCGGCGGCGAAGGACCGGCCCGGCCTGTGCGCCCGGCTGGGCCAGGACATGGACGACGGGCAGGTGAAGCTCTTCGTCCTGGCGGAGGCGCTGCGGCTGCGCCAGAAGTACGCGGACCTGTTCCGCATGGGCGGCTACGAGGCGCTGGAGCTGTCCGGGCCGCGCTCGCCCGCGGCCGTGGGCTTCGCGCGCACGCACGGTGACAGCGTGCTGATTGCCTGCGCGCCGCGTTACACCCTGGAGGCGCTGGAGTCCGGGGGCCTGGCGCAAGCGTACGACGGTACGTTCCTGAACCTTCCGGAGGCATATGCGGGCATGATGTTCCGCAATGTCTTCACCGGGCGCCCCGTCCGTCCCCAGCAGGGGCCGGGAGGCGTGGGGCTGGCCCTGGGGCCGCTCCTCGCGGAGTTCCCGGTGGTGCTGCTGGAGAGGAGCACTGGATGA
- the glgX gene encoding glycogen debranching protein GlgX produces MRRAEVLPGKPFPLGATYDGNGVNFAVFSEHAKKVEVCLFDPADPKKETRRFPLLETTNHVWHGYMPGVHAGCLYGLRVHGPYEPKKGLRFNPHKLLVDPYAKALHGQVDPKAPIHAYVHGGKEEDLVMDTQDDAWGVPKAVILSDGFDWEDDKRPEVPWHKTVLYEAHVKGLTKLNPRVPEHLRGTYAGLAHPATLEHLKKVGVTSVELLPIHAFMDEPFLTQKGRSNYWGYNTLGFFAPDARYSASGSLGEQVSEFKGMVKLLHRAGIEVILDVVYNHTCEGNHLGPTLSFKGLDAGAYYRLSEKDPRYFMDFTGCGNSWNATHPYALKLIADSLRYWVEVMHVDGFRFDLATTLGRDRHGYDTRAAFFQILHQDPVLSRVKLIAEPWDVGDYGYQVGNFPVLWSEWNGKYRDTMRRYWKGDDRQAAEIGSRLTGSSDLYALSGRKPTASVNFVTAHDGFTLHDLVTYSQKHNEANGEENRDGANDNHAWNCGVEGETNDPKVNALREQQKRNFLASLFLSQGVPMLVAGDEMGRTQKGNNNAYCQDNELSWVNWELNEKQRQLLEFTSRIIKLRREQPVLSKRRFFRGAHIWDSELKDLAWFRPDGKEMKREDWEKPYVRSLAFLLGGDAIATPDDEGHRIVGDTLLVLLNAHHEPITFMLPALEWGADWELVVDTAASGESLRTHTPAGGKVQAVGRSLVVLRRPATEWE; encoded by the coding sequence ATGAGAAGGGCCGAGGTGCTTCCAGGGAAGCCGTTTCCCCTGGGCGCCACGTACGACGGGAACGGCGTCAACTTCGCCGTCTTCAGTGAGCACGCGAAGAAGGTGGAGGTCTGTCTCTTCGACCCCGCCGACCCCAAGAAGGAGACGCGCCGCTTCCCGTTGCTGGAGACCACGAACCACGTCTGGCACGGGTACATGCCGGGCGTGCACGCGGGCTGTCTGTACGGCCTGCGGGTTCACGGGCCGTATGAACCCAAGAAGGGCCTGCGCTTCAACCCGCACAAGCTGCTGGTGGACCCCTACGCCAAGGCGCTGCACGGCCAGGTGGACCCCAAGGCGCCCATCCACGCGTACGTGCACGGGGGCAAGGAGGAGGACCTCGTCATGGACACGCAGGACGACGCCTGGGGCGTGCCCAAGGCGGTCATCCTGTCGGACGGGTTCGACTGGGAGGACGACAAGCGGCCAGAGGTTCCCTGGCACAAGACGGTCCTCTACGAAGCGCACGTGAAGGGCCTCACGAAGCTGAACCCGCGCGTGCCGGAGCACCTGCGCGGCACGTACGCGGGCCTGGCGCACCCGGCCACCCTCGAACACCTGAAGAAGGTGGGCGTGACGTCCGTGGAGCTGCTCCCCATCCACGCCTTCATGGACGAGCCGTTCCTCACCCAGAAGGGACGCTCCAACTACTGGGGCTACAACACGCTGGGCTTCTTCGCACCGGACGCGCGCTACAGCGCGTCGGGCTCGCTGGGCGAGCAGGTGTCGGAGTTCAAGGGGATGGTGAAGCTGCTGCACCGCGCGGGCATCGAAGTGATTCTCGACGTGGTCTACAACCACACCTGCGAGGGCAACCACCTGGGGCCCACGCTGTCCTTCAAGGGGCTGGACGCCGGCGCGTACTACCGGCTCAGCGAGAAGGACCCGCGCTACTTCATGGACTTCACCGGGTGCGGGAACTCGTGGAACGCCACGCACCCGTACGCGCTGAAGCTCATCGCGGACAGCTTGCGCTACTGGGTGGAAGTGATGCACGTGGACGGCTTCCGCTTCGACCTGGCGACGACGCTGGGAAGAGACAGGCACGGCTACGACACCCGCGCGGCCTTCTTTCAAATCCTCCACCAGGACCCCGTGCTCAGCCGCGTGAAGCTCATCGCGGAGCCGTGGGACGTGGGGGACTACGGCTACCAGGTGGGCAACTTCCCGGTGCTGTGGAGCGAGTGGAACGGCAAGTACCGCGACACCATGCGCCGCTACTGGAAGGGCGACGACCGGCAGGCGGCGGAGATTGGCTCGCGGCTCACGGGCAGCTCGGACCTGTATGCCTTGTCCGGCCGCAAGCCCACGGCGAGCGTGAACTTCGTCACCGCGCATGACGGCTTCACGCTGCACGACCTGGTGACGTACAGCCAGAAGCACAACGAGGCCAACGGCGAGGAGAACCGCGACGGCGCCAATGACAACCACGCCTGGAACTGCGGCGTGGAGGGGGAGACGAACGACCCCAAGGTGAACGCGCTGCGCGAACAGCAGAAGCGCAACTTCCTGGCGTCCCTCTTCCTGTCGCAGGGCGTGCCCATGCTGGTGGCGGGCGACGAGATGGGCCGCACGCAGAAGGGCAACAACAACGCCTACTGCCAGGACAACGAGCTGTCGTGGGTGAACTGGGAGCTCAACGAGAAGCAGCGCCAGCTGCTGGAGTTCACCTCCCGCATCATCAAGCTGCGCCGCGAGCAGCCGGTGCTGTCCAAGCGCCGCTTCTTCCGCGGGGCCCACATCTGGGACAGCGAGCTGAAGGACCTGGCGTGGTTCCGGCCGGACGGCAAGGAGATGAAGCGCGAGGACTGGGAGAAGCCGTATGTGCGCTCCCTGGCCTTCCTGCTGGGCGGGGACGCCATCGCCACGCCGGACGACGAGGGCCACCGCATCGTCGGGGACACGTTGCTGGTGCTGCTCAACGCGCACCACGAGCCCATCACCTTCATGCTGCCCGCGCTGGAGTGGGGCGCGGACTGGGAGCTGGTGGTGGACACCGCGGCCTCCGGGGAGTCCCTGCGCACGCACACCCCGGCGGGCGGCAAGGTGCAGGCGGTGGGGCGTTCTCTGGTCGTCCTCCGGCGCCCGGCGACGGAATGGGAGTAG
- a CDS encoding TerC family protein, which yields MTQTLWPWVGFNVFVLAMLALDLGLFHRKEHAVSSKEATLWTLVWVSISLAFCGGILHYGGKGPALEWLTAYVVEYALSVDNLFVFLMVFGYFRVPPQHQHRVLFWGILGAFVMRAVLIVAGTALVARFEWLIFLFGAFLVYTASKMLWSKDDDDVDPEAGFIVRMSRRLLPVARQGEGSRFFITEDGRRKVTPLFIVLMVVEATDLLFAMDSIPAVLGISKDPFIIYTSNVCAILGLRSLFFVVSSLMEKFHLLKAALGVILAFVGVKMLIEHWYKIPIGISLAVIGGCLLVAILASLVFPKPPEGEKPSPVAEADKAPDAAAREQERG from the coding sequence ATGACTCAGACACTCTGGCCCTGGGTGGGCTTCAACGTCTTCGTCCTGGCGATGCTCGCCCTGGACCTGGGGCTGTTCCACCGCAAGGAGCACGCGGTGTCGTCGAAGGAGGCGACGCTGTGGACGCTCGTGTGGGTGAGCATCAGCCTCGCGTTCTGCGGGGGCATCCTGCACTACGGCGGCAAGGGCCCGGCGCTGGAGTGGCTGACGGCGTACGTCGTGGAGTACGCGCTGTCGGTCGACAACCTCTTCGTCTTCCTGATGGTGTTCGGCTACTTCCGGGTGCCGCCGCAGCACCAGCACCGGGTGCTCTTCTGGGGCATCCTGGGCGCGTTCGTGATGCGCGCGGTGCTCATCGTCGCGGGCACGGCGCTGGTGGCCCGCTTCGAGTGGCTCATCTTCCTGTTCGGCGCGTTCCTCGTCTACACGGCCTCCAAGATGCTGTGGTCCAAGGACGACGACGACGTGGACCCGGAGGCGGGCTTCATCGTGAGGATGTCCCGGCGCCTGTTGCCGGTGGCGCGCCAGGGGGAAGGCAGCCGCTTCTTCATCACCGAGGACGGCCGGCGCAAGGTGACGCCGCTGTTCATCGTGCTGATGGTGGTGGAGGCCACGGACCTGCTCTTCGCCATGGACTCCATCCCGGCGGTGCTGGGCATCAGCAAGGACCCCTTCATCATCTACACGTCCAACGTCTGCGCCATCCTGGGCCTGCGCTCGCTGTTCTTCGTCGTCTCCAGCCTGATGGAGAAGTTCCACCTGCTGAAGGCCGCCCTGGGCGTCATCCTGGCCTTCGTGGGCGTGAAGATGCTCATCGAGCACTGGTACAAGATTCCCATCGGCATCTCGCTGGCGGTGATTGGCGGGTGCCTGCTGGTGGCCATCCTCGCGTCGCTGGTGTTCCCCAAGCCTCCGGAAGGGGAGAAGCCCTCCCCGGTGGCGGAGGCGGACAAGGCGCCGGACGCGGCGGCCCGGGAGCAGGAGCGCGGCTGA
- the apaG gene encoding Co2+/Mg2+ efflux protein ApaG has protein sequence MSTATTDGIRVTVEPTFWPERSTPESGQFAFMYKVELFNEGTVPAQLRSRHWVITDAQGHVDEVRGEGVVGRQPHLKPGERFEYTSWAMLRTPFGTMRGTYEMERPDGTRFEARIAEFALTLPHALH, from the coding sequence ATGTCCACCGCCACCACTGATGGCATCCGCGTCACCGTGGAGCCGACCTTCTGGCCGGAGCGCAGCACGCCCGAGTCCGGGCAGTTCGCCTTCATGTACAAGGTGGAGCTGTTCAACGAAGGCACCGTGCCGGCGCAGCTGCGCTCGCGGCACTGGGTCATCACCGATGCCCAGGGGCACGTGGACGAGGTGAGGGGCGAGGGCGTGGTCGGCCGTCAGCCGCACCTCAAGCCGGGCGAGCGGTTCGAGTACACGAGCTGGGCGATGCTGCGCACGCCCTTCGGCACCATGCGCGGCACCTACGAGATGGAGCGCCCGGACGGCACGCGCTTCGAGGCGCGCATCGCCGAGTTCGCGCTCACGCTGCCGCACGCGCTGCACTGA
- the hemH gene encoding ferrochelatase, whose protein sequence is MPVPTTKRGLLLVNLGTPDAPESGPVRRYLREFLNDPRVIDVHPVGRWFLLNLFILPFRPAKSAEAYRKVWMKEGSPLLVYSRALESAVRERLGGDYEVELAMRYGNPSLPDAIARLKAKGVSEFTVLPLYPHEAASSSASSLARTYEVLAEGWDVPNVRAVPAFWDDAGFLDAFAAVARPVIDDMRADHVLFSFHGLPERHMRKSDPTGQHCLSSAGCCDAITDANRHCYRAQCFATARMLAQRLGLPEGGSTVSFQSRLGRTPWVKPYTDLVLPELAAKGVKRLAVMCPAFVADCLETLEEIGLRAKEQFVEAGGESLTLVPSLNAHPEWVDAVVRLVRASDGPSATARAGSRSSPARPEPGAPLEPAGER, encoded by the coding sequence ATGCCTGTTCCGACCACGAAGCGGGGACTGCTGCTCGTCAACCTGGGGACGCCGGACGCGCCCGAGTCCGGCCCGGTGCGCCGCTACCTGCGCGAGTTCCTCAACGACCCGCGCGTCATCGACGTGCACCCGGTGGGGCGCTGGTTCCTCCTGAACCTCTTCATCCTGCCCTTCCGTCCCGCCAAGAGCGCGGAGGCGTACCGCAAGGTGTGGATGAAGGAGGGCTCGCCGCTGCTCGTGTACAGCCGCGCGCTGGAGTCCGCGGTGCGGGAGCGGCTGGGGGGCGACTACGAGGTGGAGCTGGCCATGCGCTATGGCAACCCGTCGCTGCCGGACGCCATCGCGCGGCTGAAGGCGAAGGGCGTGTCGGAGTTCACGGTGCTGCCCCTGTACCCGCATGAGGCGGCGTCGTCCTCGGCGTCGTCGCTGGCGCGCACGTATGAAGTGCTGGCGGAGGGCTGGGACGTCCCCAACGTGCGCGCGGTGCCGGCGTTCTGGGACGACGCGGGCTTCCTGGACGCGTTCGCGGCGGTGGCTCGGCCGGTGATTGATGACATGCGCGCGGACCACGTGCTGTTCAGCTTCCACGGGCTGCCGGAGCGCCACATGCGCAAGAGCGACCCGACGGGGCAGCACTGCCTGTCGTCCGCGGGGTGCTGCGACGCCATCACGGACGCGAACCGGCACTGCTACCGGGCGCAGTGCTTCGCGACGGCGCGGATGCTGGCCCAGCGGCTGGGGCTGCCGGAGGGCGGCTCCACGGTGTCCTTCCAGTCGCGGCTGGGGCGCACGCCGTGGGTGAAGCCCTACACGGACCTGGTGCTGCCGGAGCTGGCGGCGAAGGGCGTGAAGCGGCTGGCGGTGATGTGCCCGGCCTTCGTGGCGGACTGCCTGGAGACGCTGGAGGAGATTGGCCTCCGCGCGAAGGAGCAGTTCGTGGAGGCGGGCGGCGAGTCGCTGACGCTGGTGCCGTCCCTCAACGCCCACCCGGAGTGGGTGGACGCCGTGGTGCGGCTGGTGCGCGCTTCGGACGGCCCGTCCGCTACGGCGCGGGCGGGGTCGCGGTCGTCGCCGGCGCGGCCGGAGCCTGGGGCGCCGCTGGAGCCTGCTGGGGAGCGCTGA